The Arabidopsis thaliana chromosome 5, partial sequence genomic interval gatatTAGTGTTtccaaaaatacattttaaaattttatagtcGGTCAAGATTTTGATAAAAGCCAAATATTTTAAGACTTTTTGATGCCAACGCGGCCGAGTTTTAATTCTCATGGAGATGACAAAGGCGCGGTTGAAGGCAAGTGAGTCGTTAGCCCAAGCATCAACGAATGGTCTGCTGCGGTTGTCGGTGAAGAGAACCTGGTCAGAGGTGAAGAGTCATTTGCCGTGTTGCAGATTTTTAAAGTAGATGTTGTGAAACTTCCTGGGGCTTACCGGGTCAATGTTAATGATGACTTTTGGGTCAACTTTCGTGGGACAAGCCAATTGAAGTTCTTTTGCGTAGGCTTTGTTTAGAGTAGGGTCAACTAGGTGAGTACGGTTTATAGTCTATTCAAGACTATTATTATGGAGAGTCTTGGATAGACTATTATAGTAGAAGTAGTAATGATCgttatgtttaaaataaaatttcaacatGGCTCGGATTATGTTTCATCGAGCCATGTTCTTGTAATGGCAGACTAGTTCGTTggttcctcttttttttcttgcttgtttcttaaacatacaaaaatttaGCATgacaaattttttctttccaaactTGAATACAAAAGGTGGTAgtaaaataatgtattttttttttaactatgttCATGAATCAATGGGCTAATAAtattctgtaaaaaaaaaagaagaaaaagtactAAAGCTATTTACATCTAAAAGATATGTCaattttcctctttcttttctatacAATTTTCCAgagttatttttttgctattcTGTTGTTGAAGTCGAGTATGtgtgagaaaaaataaaccaatCTTCTAATCCACTTGctcttcatcctcatcttcaCTGTGATTCTTCTCCTCTGCAATACCTTCTTTATCTACAGGCTCGCTTTGTGTCTGTTCTTCGCTATGTACAGCACCGAGATCAGTCTCTGTTCCATGACCCTCCAGAGTAGCCACTTTGTCATCTTGTGTAGTGGTACTTGGACTCTGTATTGATCTGTGTCATAGTATCATTGTCAAGAAACTGTGACAGAGACAGAGACAAAAACTTTCAAGTGTCGAGTATAATTAGTATCAGAAAACTCACTCGTTTATCACTTGCTGAGACCTTGGAGATTGGAGATAACCCCAGACTGGAACCAAATCTCTTGTTCTTGCTTCAATAGTTCGAGTTTGGATTCCTTCAATCTCCATCTCCCTTCCACCTCCACCACTAATCTCTTCACCCCGATTCAATACCAATTCTTGAAACCTAAACTGTTTTGTGCAAAATATACGAAGTATGAGAGATCATCCAAACAACACATAACCATATTCcccaaaaaaggaaactttacCTTTCGCCTTGCCCATAAGGGTAGCTGAGTCGGCAGATGCGTTTGCTGTTGTTCTGCTTCATATATGTACAAATGACGCTTATCCACCACACGGGTAGTTCCTTTCTTAGATACTTTCCAAGCTTCCTCAACACTTTGTTTTCTAACAACCTCTGGAAACACTTTACTTTTAGAATCCACTGATGTTCCACCTCCATATATGTCACTGTGGGGGTCATGCGTCTCTCTTCTAGATTGGTTTTGGATCATGGACCACCTTCTTATTGGATCTACCGCTAATTTTCCTTCTGTCTCTAGACCTGACTCAGAATCAAACCCCGTCATTGCAGCAGTCTCATGACCAACACCAACCTGATGTTCCCGTAACGCATACTGTGTCATACATCCAGAAGGAGCAAACACCAGAAGATTTGTCTTGGAGCACATATCAGCAACAGAACCATAGTAGTTATTGTTACTCTTTTCATCGCAGTAACAGAAAGTGGATGTGACTGTACCCGGAACCGAGCCTGCAACCATTCCAGCTGCTGCAGATGCTGCACCGCTCACAGTCCCAATCCATCCGCTGCTGTTTCCGCTTCTTATCCTACTGATTGCAGACATAGGAACCGGAGCATCCCCCTCTTTCTCAGGATTAATCTCAAAAAGATGACTTGTCCCTCTTGAAGAACCAACCACAATCAAATTGCTATCCTTGCTGAAACATATGTCTTGTATCACCTGAAAATCCACATTAAGGTAAATAAATAAGTATCACATTTTTCAACATGTGTAAGTGAAGGGCTCTGCTTACCGCATTAGTAAAACCGCGCTGAAGCCTGAACAGATGGGCAAAAGTCGTTGTCTTCACAGCTCTGCTTGTAGAGATTGTTGGCATTATTCTAAAGACGTTAATATTATGCCCCTGAATCGAAGCAGTCACCAAAAGCAGGCCGCTTTGGTCAAAGCACAAAGCTGAAATCGGACTCTTGTGTGCCTTAAACTGCGTTATGACGCTTTTGTTTGTGATATCTTTGACAATAACCTGCCCATACCATGAATATGTTTAAGGCACATACCAATGGAAAAAATCAACttgaaagcaaaaacattGAGGAGGATTTTGTGTATACCATTCCTATGCTCTCTGCATCTGCTACTTTTTCATTACCAACTCCAATGCCTTTCAAACCAGGAATATACGGATTGGGCAAAACCTCTGAGCAGTATTTAGTCAATGATCTGTACCCTTTGTCTCCAAGATTTGCTATCCCAGAAGCAAGCTGCTTACTCGAGTCTCTTGCAAATTGTGCAACACTGGGTGATGATGTTGACAGTGAGACAATTTCTGAAGTAAAAATTGCAGAACTTGAGGTAGCAATACGACTTCCACTATACGCAATCCATCGTGGACCAACAGCAAGAGGGCCATATCCAACACCCAAGGAGCCACACACAATGGAGTTAGTTACAATCCTGTAATCCATTTCCAGTGTTGCAGCATCAAAGCAATCTATCTgcaaatacatatttttaagttACACATTGTTAGCTTCAGAAcagaaaaatcacaaaaaccaaaagtgACACAATATGACATACGAACCTGAGCTGCTTGTAGTACAGCAACAATCCGAGAACAGCACCTAACCGAATAGATGGTAGCCCGGAATTTCAACGTATGCACATAAGACTGAGACTTTAACGAGTAGACATAGACATTAGTAGGAGTAGCTACGGTTTCACTTCCGGGGTTATCAGAACTGATCTTTTTACTTGAATAATCACCACACACAGCCAAAAGAGGACGGCTCTTATAAAACCTATCATCTAAAACTCCAGAGTTTATTGGATTCAGTAGCATTTGCATAAAGAATGCTTGTCCATCATGTGCAGAAACTATAACATGAACATTCTCTGTATCTTCAACATCCCAAACTTGAAATCCAGACTTAAATGCTAGTAGAAGAACTCTTCGTGTATCACCATCCTCTTTCTGTAGATTATCAAACCCCGCCCATAGTACCTtttccaaatcaaaaacaacacaagGATTCAAACTTCATCAACCAAGacacatcaaacaaaacactCCAACAAACCTGAAGATCGCTCttttaaaactgaaatcaaATACAATACCTGATCGTGATGAGATTCAACGGCGGAAGAAGCGGCAGATACGGCGGAGCGAGCAACAGTAGAAGCACCAGAAGAAATCACCTTAAGGCAATTAGACAAAGCACGAAACGAGCTACGAGCTGATCGTGATACAACTCCGTCTGGCGACTTGGGAGAAGAACCGTCACCGTTTTTCTTCATAATGGTGGAGGAGGCTCTTCACTATCAAAAAGCTTTGATCTTTAGCCTCCAAATGAAACAAAGTGTCGATTTTTATTCTCTATATCGACGCCTGAGATATATCCAAGCAAAAATGAATCGACGAGAAAGACGGGGGAGAGatcaaatttacaatttttaagaGCGAAATTGAACAAATTCGATtagaatcttttaaaaatagaaacaaaaatacacgCAAACTCTGAAATGTCACGAAGCAAGAAACACACACAATcaatagaaagaaacaaaaagatcgaatttttacaaaaacccAGAAGAACGAATCGATGatttgtgagttttttttttcttgtaaaaattgaaaagaattagaagagattaaaaacccagaaagaaagattaagaCTTTGGAAACAGTAATCTGATTAGGACTATGGTAACGTTTAAGAGCAAGAAAAGGGGAAGAGATTTagaggataagaagaagagagagcgaagatgaagaagacctTTAAAGAGTTGTTTTAGAAATCTGTTGTTTCAAAAAACTTCataaatgatttgtttttggtttcttatttatatatcaaaaaacaaattttggattAAGTTGTTCTTTTACGTATCGTCTTTGTATTTACTACAGCGAGAAAGAGAGACTCACCTTCCACGTCTCTTTCcctatttttattcaaattttaaattaacatAAATCATTGAGAATGtctggttttgttggttatacTTATACCAataattaaaccaaacaaacctaaattattaattgaaattttaattctCGTAGTGTTTACCTACCCATTAATGtggtaaatttaattttataacaaaccggtggtttgaccaaaaaaaaaagaaccgaGTTTGAACTAAATTTAGCTTATATGTATTAACATTcataaactctaaaccaatCAAATCCACCGAAATTAGTACGACGTGCGCTAGTCttatcctttttcttttccgtgACGTGCGCTAGTCTTAGATGAAGATTTTcattagtttaattttttctaatgtgtttttaattagtttattggttaaataaaatactttGGTTCGACTCGGTTTAGTTGAACCGGTCACTAGCTCAAAAAACTGACCGGAGGACAATATACGACATTTGAtgtttgaataattattaGGCTTATGTTAGGCTCACTAAGTAGCTAATTAATGGAGGGTGTTTGACCATAAGTCCATAATTAGTTTGACCATaactaaaatgaaaacttgGCGAGCAAGTTacttctcctctgttttacTGTAggagaaaatgtaaaacatcACCATGTCTCTCTGCTTCACTATCCACCTATGAAATTGTCTTTGGTAAAGTAGTACAAGAAGAACACCGGCCGGAAAGATCATCAAATGAAGACAATAGCTGTAATGGTGTTCAAACACTCTTTTAATCTTTTCAGTACCAAATCTATTTATAGAAAAGAACCATGTCAAGGTCTCAATCCAAGACTAATCATGTAGATCTTATCCTAATCCGCTGCATGTAAGTCCcaagtatacatatatataagcttATGTCACACAATTCTCAATAATTTATTAGAACACAAACATGAGATTTAAGAGAGTGTGAGTGTGATGCTAAAGATTTTTGAATACCCAAGAACATCTTTTATTTAAGGGGGTAGGGCAAGTTACATTACACTAGAAGGTGTAATATTGCCACTAAGACTCTAACTCATACAGTACAAACATTTATCTACTATACAAACACGAACACGCCACAAGAGAGAGactttttattatcattaacAAAACCACCATGTGTACGTGTGTGCTTTTATAGTTTGGTCCTCTTCATGGTCCTAGTAAGGAGATGCCTTGAACTGGCAGGATCCAACGGTAGGGATTTTGCAAACGTTAGGCAAGTTCTTAGCAGTCTGAAACACATGTTGCACCTGTTGCTGTCCATGCATTCCCTGGAATCTGACTTGTTGAGCCGCCTTTTTCAGTGTAGGACACACACACATCTTGTCCACTTGCCTTAATTCATTACAACACATTTTAAGAGATGACTGTTGTTGAGGCCCCATTGGGTTCTCATCGTCCTCAAGATCGACATCAAGAGTGAGCTCAAAGTCATCAGCTTCGTATCCGATTCTTCCTTGTTGAGCTCTCTTGCGGATCCATTGCTTGCAACCTCTTAGTTGCTGATGCTTCATAAACTCCCTCTGGCACTTACCTTGTTGTGGGTTGCTCacgtcatcatcttcctcgAACTCCACCACTGTGCGGTAGATGGATGCGTTGGCTAGGAGGATGAAGAGGGCAAGAGTTGCGAAAACGAGAATGAGCTTAGCCAtagtttcgattttttaaaGGTTTCAAGGTTTTTGGCGAGTGATGGATGGATGAAGTGAAGTGAAAGTGGGAATGAATATATTTATGGAGGAGATAGGACATTTGCATGGCATTCACGTGTAATAAGCATGAGGTTGTGTGTGAGCATTTGGAACATAACACGAATGgagttttgtttggattagGTGTTCGAAGTTCAGTAATGTGTGCATGTGTCAAGTGAATGATGGAGACGAGTCTCCGCATCTACAACAGCATGCATGCTCTTGacttgtatttttatttatttattttgtttgttaattccAACAACAAACCTTAATTTATATTACATTACAATGGTATAGGTATATGTCAAttcgtttattttcttggttcGATTTTCATTTGAAGTTCTTTTTGGTAATTGACATCTACTTCGGATTAGCTTGATCGCGGAAGTAAACGCACAACTAATAGATTgatttagataaataaatcattGTGATCTTATCCTAATGCGCTACATGTACGTCCCAAGTATATAAGCTATATTATCATTAATTCTCAATAGTTTCTTAGGTCATAGATATGACATATTACATATAATCcaagaaaagtttttgttaaaaaatctAGGACATGTCCGATGGTATTCTATGACGTTCCAAGATCAACGaagtttcttttcttgcaTATTTATAGTTCAAGACTATAACCTTTCCGTTTTCTAAGTCAAACCTCAAATCCTCCGTGCGACATTTTTTTATGAGTCTACGTAGGTGATCCATATTCACTACTTCCTCTCCGTTCACTTTCTTCACCTGTTtacaccatatatatataggcatGATCAATGTAGAATCAAATCCAGAGAACATAAACCAATTGGTATTGACCGGTTTCTTCAACACCAgctaaaaaatgtttaataattGGAGTTGGGATTATGTACCTGcgcacaaaacaacaaaaattgatattaGTTAAACCGTTTGTTTGCAAtctcaagaaaaatatatgctATAAGCAAAAGTAATTGAGTTTGCCACAAATTTAAGCTTATTGTGACGATTTTAGgtactaaataattttttcaatttcaatgtGGCACACAttcatactatatatatattttaactcACTTGTCAGAAGGAGAATCATTTTCAAATACCACACCAGCAACTTTGTTGCCCATGACCACTGGACCACCACTCTTTCCACCGTTAATACACGCATCTGTTTGTATCGTTAATATTTCAATGGAGCTGTGAGCATACTTTTGAGGTTCAACTCTCGTTACAATACCTTTTGTGACAGATATGATATCACCATCTGTATTTGCGCATAACATAACTATAATTATtagtcattttttttaattgaatcaTGATTGCTATTCTTTTCTCAATACCACATATGATCAGTACGAAAATTTTAAAGCATTGTCCAAGACGTACCACGAGGATAACCTAAAGCGTAGATAGTTTCACCAATAAAGGTATATCTCCGAGCTCCAAATATCCTCCCAAAACTCTTCACTATCAATACCTCAGATAGCTAAGTCACATCCCTACCCAAACGCTTTAACTTCTGCTTTGTACTTAGTGGGTGAACCATGTTTTCTCACTTGCAGGTATGAGTGATCACCCACAACATGAGCGTTTGTAAGAATCCTCCTCCCGGAGATTGCAAATCCTAAGATAGATATTCCAAAGCCGAACAATATAATACCATACGGTTTTCTTAACTTTGGAAATCTAATAAAGAAATCacacgagagagagagaaagagagaaatgttTATGAATACCAGAGCTTGAGTATTCTTTCTCAGTTGTTTGCCAAGGTTGAACAACATTTGGCTCTCTTGAAAAGGAGAAGATCTTCACCACCGAGTCTTGAGCCAGATCAATATCGCTCACAGAAGAACAACAACGATAAATCAAAGAAGCATTAAAAGACGAACCACCACgaagaagggaaagagaatACAAAAATAGATGAACCGGAGTGCTCGTGGAGTTGCTGAACCTAGCCACAATATGATGTTCTTGTTAAGTACTATGTTTACTTGTATTAACGATACATAAGATATATCATTTACTTGATTACTCATATTTTCGATCCATAATAATTACACTACTTCCTTTTCCTCTAGATTTAAACTTgctaacaaatatttttaaagattttaatgGAAATTGTTAACATTTTATACAAGGCTTTTATATAATCAAATGAAACTATAGATTTTGGTAACACATAATTAATCTGTTGtgctctctcttttattttactatgGGAAAGGTCCAATGGGCTTAGGCCcaattatttaaacaaaaaaagattctaacTTTCTTCtaatggaaaagaaaatttgcGATCAAGCaattactctctctctctctctttcttctgccATCGCCAAAAACTTGTCTTTTGCTTCTGGGTTTTGCTTCTTATTTTTGGTaagattgaatttttctttcaccCCATTTATTATTTCGTGCTTTTAGATCGTTGATTGATCTGTATCCTGCAGTGATCATTCTTTAATTTacgaaattgttttttgtgtgtgtgtgtgtgtgtgtgtgtgtgtgattgATAATGTTGTTGGGGACTTTAGGTGCCATTTTTGTCgattttgtggtttaattTACCTATTGTATATTGTGATTGAATCGATTGGGAGGGTATTGAGAGGTGGTTGTTTCAATCTAACAAAATCAAGTGCAAATCCATTTTATAGCCACTTATCTTCTGCTAGTAGATCTACTTGAGTTTTAAGAGATGTGTCTTCTTTAATACCATTGTGgttccttttttaatttcatggCTTAAGTGAATGTTTTTTGGCTTCTTTGGTTGCTATAGCTTATCTCTGATTTGATTAAGTAGAATCCTTTGTACTGAAGTGACTTTTTTTGTATGGATCTAATGTAGAATATAGTCATTGGAGATGGCTCCGGTTGGTCCTCGATCCGGTGATGCGATCTTCTCTAGCATTGATCGTGTGGTAAGTTCAGATTTCAAAGTTTTCGCCTTTTTTATCTGTTCCTCTTTGACTCTGATTTATAGAATTTGGTATTTGATATGCTACATTACCGATTTGCTTATCTATTTCTTAGGATATGCCTTTTTCTATGTATGCTTTATTGCGGTTGGatgtgtttttgtaatttgtaaaggATTTGAGAAGTCAAACTTGAAGCCAGTTCCGAATCTTTGATAGAATTTTGTTATGGAGATACTGTTTGATCTTGTGGAAATTGATGATTTGTAGAATGCGGAGTTGTTCACGTTGACGTATGGTGCTATTGTGCGTCAATTGCTTACTGACCTGGAAGAAGTAGAGGAAGTTAACAAACAGCTTGATCAAATGTATTCTTCTTCTACGATTTATGTAGACTCTCTTCcatggttttagttttgtatttttgtcaTCTTGCATTTGTATATTTCATTCTTGTGTTTGAATTTTGGTTGCATTATGTTTCTGgttcttttgttcatatatCTTTCTAATAATATGTCATGGATGGGATGAATAAAGCATTGTACTCTCAGGTTCATACTGATGAGTGTTCGATTGTTTAGACCTTTATCActaattttctgtttattttgcAGGGGATACAACATTGGAATCCGACTTATCGATGAGTTTCTAGCTAAATCTGGTGTTTCCAGATGCGTTGACTTTAAGGAAACTGCTGAAATGATTGCCAAGGTTTGTAATTTCCAGTGACTTGTTTAGTATCACGACGTTACAGTTTGAAGTGTCTCCGGGAGTAAAAACAACGAGGAATTAAACTGCAAGATATATGAATGTTTATTCCACTTGACACTATAGATAAAACCTTATATATCAAACTAGAGCATAAGCTTCTTAATGTCTAGTAGATATCACTCCTTTGGTTTCATGGTATTGAGAAAGCAGTAACAGGGCTTTGCCTTATTGCACAGGTGGGTTTCAAGATGTTCTTAGGAGTCACTGCATCAGTGACAAGCTGGGACTCGGACGGGACTTGCTGCAGTATAATCTTAGAGGACAATCCCCTAGTTGATTTCGTCGAGCTTCCCGATACTTGCCAAGGTCTTTACTACTGCAATGTCTTAAGTGGAGTCATTAGAGGAGCTTTGGAAATGGTCAGTCTCCTTCTCCATTATCAAGTGCAGAACTTGTTTGTGCTCAGTGTTTtatgttcttattttttgtctgCACAATGATCAGGTCTCAATGAAGACAGAAGTGACATGGACGCGTGATGTTCTTCGAGGAGATGATGCTTATGAGTTGCAAGTAAAGCTACTGAAACAAGTCGCTGAGGAATATCCTTACAAGGATGATGAATAAATATCAATCTCTTATCTTCCCTCTTCCTCAAAGAGAAACTAATTACTGTTTTGTAGTCTCTTTCTCTGCATTcttagctttgttttttttctccgcAAACACAAAACTATAAGCTATGAAACTAAATACTGTTTAAATCCATTTCTTAGTGTTCTGATGTGACAAGAGTTAATCGTATCACAATGTCTCAAATCGTGTAATAAATAGATCAATTCAGTGAGATCAgagtgtgttttttctttcgatatctccaatattttttagtttaccTCATGAAGaaataagacaaaataaaataacattaagGTGTCGTCATATGA includes:
- a CDS encoding Transport protein particle (TRAPP) component (Transport protein particle (TRAPP) component; CONTAINS InterPro DOMAIN/s: Transport protein particle (TRAPP) component (InterPro:IPR007194), TRAPP I complex, Bet3 (InterPro:IPR016721); Has 1807 Blast hits to 1807 proteins in 277 species: Archae - 0; Bacteria - 0; Metazoa - 736; Fungi - 347; Plants - 385; Viruses - 0; Other Eukaryotes - 339 (source: NCBI BLink).); amino-acid sequence: MAPVGPRSGDAIFSSIDRVNAELFTLTYGAIVRQLLTDLEEVEEVNKQLDQMGYNIGIRLIDEFLAKSGVSRCVDFKETAEMIAKVGFKMFLGVTASVTSWDSDGTCCSIILEDNPLVDFVELPDTCQGLYYCNVLSGVIRGALEMVSMKTEVTWTRDVLRGDDAYELQVKLLKQVAEEYPYKDDE